The genomic DNA CGCGCTGCATGCGCATCACCAGCCTCGGCACCCAGGACGACGCGACGGTGGCGATCGACCCGCTGGTGCTGCGCCAGGTGGCCGAGAACCTGGTCACCAACGCGATGAAGTACGCGCCCGAAAGCGACCTCGACATCACCTGCCGCCCGGGCGCACCGGGTTACTGGCAGCTGGTGCTCGAGGACCGCGGGCCCGGCATTCCGCCGTCGCGCCAGCGCGAACTGTTCAAGCCGTTCGTGCGCATGCACGAGGGCGGCAACCCCGAGATCGACAGCAACTCCACCGGCCTGGGCCTGTCGCTGGCCAAGCAGATCATCGCCAATGCCGGTGGCCAGCTCTGGTACGAGGACCGTGAGGGCGGCGGCAGCCGGTTCGTGCTGGAACTGGCCGAACGCAAGCTCTGATCCGCGCCGCGGACCAGCCAGACGAAGACGCCGGCACAGTGGCCGGCGTCTTCGCATCAGGCGTGGGCTTCAGTTCGCAGAGGAACCGGACGACGTCGACGACGCATTGTGGTCCTTGCGCGACTGCTGGTTGCCCGTGCCGCTGTGCTCTGCGCTGATGCGGCTCGAAGAGCCCTGGATCGAGCGCTGGGTGCGGCGGCGGGTTTCCTCCTGCTCCTTGCGGCGCTTGCTGGCCCACCACAGCAGGCCTGCGCCGGCGACCACGGCCACCACCACCGAGCTGGAAATGGCCGGATGGCGGCGGATCGAACGGCCGGCTGTGCGCGTGGCCATGCGCGCGGCGCCGAGCGCCGCGCCGGTCTGCAGCCAGGTGGAGGCGGAATGGCGCTGGTGGGGGAGGGCGTGACGGAGGCTGTCGCTGACGTGGCCTGCCAGTTCCATCGCCCGATGCTGGATCAGATCGAATTTGCTCATGGGGTGTCCTCGCATTGATTGAAACGGGGCGAACGTACGCGGGCACTGTCGCGTGGGCGCCGTCGCAATGACGTGATCGGTGGCTGACGCAAGGGTCGGGCCGCCTTCTCCGTTCAGAGAAGCATCGCGCCGGTGCCGGATGACCGGGGACCCGCGCGCTTGTGGAGACCGGACGCGCCGCTGCGGTGGGCGGTCGTCTGCTTCGGTTGGCCTGCTGGAGGATGCGTGGTTGGCTGTCCGGATGAGGGTGCGTGCCTGACGGACGGCACGGCATGCTGCGGTGGCGAATGCGTGCGGAGCCCGCGCATCAGGTGAGCGCGCGGGGCCGATGCGGCACGCCCTGGCGGGACACGCCGTGAATCCGTCCGTGGAGGCTTGTCGGCGCCATCCATGGCGCCGACAGTCCCGCGCGGGCATGCCGCACCGGCCCTCCAGGGTTTCGCCTCGACGGTTGGGGAAAAAAGCGCCCGCGTGGTGGGACGTTCCGGAACACGCTCGCGACGCTACGTCCCGGCGGCCTGCGTGAGGGGTTGCTGCAGGAAGCGTCCGGTCGCGGCAGTCGTGGCCACAGTCGACGTCGCCTCGTGCCACGGGACCGCGCGCGTCACGTCCCGCGCGGCTTTGCCCGATGGGTTGCGGTGGCATTCCAGGGATCATCCGGCCACGGATGTCGGGGATAGCGGCCCTTCATCTCCTTGCGCACCTCGGGGTAGGTGCGGTCCCAGAAGCTGCGCAGGTCGGCGGTGACCTGCAGCGGCTTGCCGCCCGGCGAGAGCAGGTGCAGCAGCAGCGGCACGCGGCCGTCGGCGATGCGCGGGGTGTCGGACAGTCCGAACAGCTCCTGCAGCTTGACCGCGAGCACCGGCGGCTGCGGCATGCCCTCGTGATCCAGCGCGTACGCGACCGCGCGCTGCATGCCGGATGGCACCTCGATGCGCGACGGCGCCAGCCGATCGAGCTGCTGGCGCTGGTTCCAGTCCAGCCGTGCGCGCAGCGCCTCGCCCAGTTCCGCCTCCGACAGCGCGTCCAGCCGGGTCTTGCCGGCGAATGCGGGCCTGAGCCAGTCATCGAGCCCGGCCAGCAACGCCGTATCGGTCACGTCCGGCAGCCCCAGCGACGGCACCCAGGCACGCAGCGAGGCCACGCGCGCCTGCCACTGCCGCAGGCCGGGCGTCCACGGCAGCACTTCGAGGCCGAGCGTGCGCACCGCGTCCGCCAGTGCCTGCGCGGCCTGCGCCGGATCCACGCGGCCGGCGGGGCGACTGTCGAGCACGATGCGGTCGAAGCGCGATTCGCGCCGCGCCACCAGCGCGCGCCGGTCCGCGTCCCACACCGCGCCCTCGTGTTCGACGAAGCGCGCGGCGAAGTCGCGCCGCAGGCGTGCTTCGTCGACCGGGGCGGCGCGCAACAGCCAGGCATCGCCGCGTGGCTCATGGCGCAGTTCGTTGATCACCAGCCACGGCTCGCCGCGCAGGACGCTGTCATCGAACAGCATCGCGGTGCGCCCGTTGGCCAGCTGGTAACGGCGCGCGTCCGTGGGGTGCTGCGCGGCGATGCGATCCGGAAACGCGTGCGCGAGCAGGTCGCCGAGTTCATGCGCCTCGATGCGATCGGGCGGGGCGACGTCGCAACGCAGGCGTCGGCGCCATTGCCGGGTGGCGGCATCGATCGCGGCCAGCGCCGAGCGGCTGGCATCGGCCGGCATCCGTCCGCTGCGGAATGCGGCCAGTGCACGCCAGCGCTCGGCCAGCGCATCGCTGCGGCTGCGCAGCGGATCGCGCGCTTCCAGCAACGCCGCGAGATCCGCCGCCAGCGCCTGTTCGCGCGGCGTGCGCGCGGCCACCAGCATCGCCGCCAGCCGCGGATGCGTGCCCAGCGCGAGCATGCGCCGGCCGGTGTCGGTCACCCCGCCGGTGGCGCTCAGCGCACCCAGCCGCTGCAGCAGTTCGCGCGCGGCCGCCAGTGCGCCGGGCGGTGGCGGGTCCGGGAAGCGCAGCTGGTCGCTGCCCCAGGCCGCGAGTTCCAGCGCAAGCCCCGCCAGCTCGACCATGGCGATCTCCGGCCGCCGCTGCGGTTCCAGCCGCTGCGATTCCGGCCACAGCCGGTACGCCCAGCCGGATGCCACGCGACCGGCACGCCCGGCGCGCTGGTCGGCCGACGCCTGCGCGATCGCGACCACGTCCAGCCGCGAGAACCCGCTGTTGGGATCGAAGCGTGGCTCGCGTGCGAGCCCGCTGTCGATCACCACCCGCACGCCGGGAAGGGTGACCGACGATTCCGCGACATTGGTCGCCAGCACCACGCGGCGGGCGCCATCGGATGCCGGCTGCAGCACGCGTGCCTGCTGTTCCACCGGCAGTTCGCCATGCAGGGCCAGCACCTCGGTCCCCGCCGGCAGTGCCGCGGTTGCCAAGCCCGCGCCGACCCGTGCGATCTCGCGCTGCCCCGGCAGGAACACCAGCACGTCGCCGGGGTGCCTTGCCAGCGCGTGCTCGACCGCACGTCGCGCCTGCACCTCCAGCGACTCCTCGCGTCGCGCCGGCAGGTGGGCGACCTCGACCGCATGGCTGCGGCCCTCGCCCGACAGCCGCGGTGCATCGAGGAAGCGCGCCAGGCGCTCGCCGTCGAGCGTCGCCGACATCACCACGATGCGCAGGTCCTCGCGCAGCTGCGACTGCACGTCGAGCGACAGCGCAAGCCCGAGGTCGGCGGACAGGTGCCGCTCGTGGAATTCGTCGAACAGCAGCGCACCGACGCCGTCGAGCAGCGGGTCGTCCTGCAGCATGCGGGTGAGGATGCCCTCGGTGACCACTTCGATGCGGGTGCGCGCGGACACCCGGTTGTCGAAGCGGATGCGGTAGCCGACGGTGGCACCGACGTCTTCGCCCAGCTGCCGGGCCATGAACTGCGCGGCGCTGCGCGCGGCCACCCGGCGTGGCTCCAGCATCACGATGCGCCTGCCGGAAAGCCACGGCGCGTCGAGCAGCGCCAGCGGTACGCGGGTGGTCTTGCCGGCGCCGGGCGGGGCTTCCAGCACCAGGCGCGTGTGGGCGTGCAGCGTGGCACCGATGTCCGGCAGCAGGCTGTCGATGGGAAATGTCGGGTCCGTCACCCGCAAAGGATAGGGCCTCGCCACACGAGCGATCGCGGGGTGCGGTGGCGCGGGTCGCCATGGCGCGCACCTACAATAGGCACCATGCAACTCATCGATATCGGCCTCAACCTCAGCCACGACAGTTTCGACCGCGACCGCGACGAGGTCTGGCAACGCGCACGCGACGCGGGCGTG from Luteimonas sp. YGD11-2 includes the following:
- the hrpB gene encoding ATP-dependent helicase HrpB, producing the protein MTDPTFPIDSLLPDIGATLHAHTRLVLEAPPGAGKTTRVPLALLDAPWLSGRRIVMLEPRRVAARSAAQFMARQLGEDVGATVGYRIRFDNRVSARTRIEVVTEGILTRMLQDDPLLDGVGALLFDEFHERHLSADLGLALSLDVQSQLREDLRIVVMSATLDGERLARFLDAPRLSGEGRSHAVEVAHLPARREESLEVQARRAVEHALARHPGDVLVFLPGQREIARVGAGLATAALPAGTEVLALHGELPVEQQARVLQPASDGARRVVLATNVAESSVTLPGVRVVIDSGLAREPRFDPNSGFSRLDVVAIAQASADQRAGRAGRVASGWAYRLWPESQRLEPQRRPEIAMVELAGLALELAAWGSDQLRFPDPPPPGALAAARELLQRLGALSATGGVTDTGRRMLALGTHPRLAAMLVAARTPREQALAADLAALLEARDPLRSRSDALAERWRALAAFRSGRMPADASRSALAAIDAATRQWRRRLRCDVAPPDRIEAHELGDLLAHAFPDRIAAQHPTDARRYQLANGRTAMLFDDSVLRGEPWLVINELRHEPRGDAWLLRAAPVDEARLRRDFAARFVEHEGAVWDADRRALVARRESRFDRIVLDSRPAGRVDPAQAAQALADAVRTLGLEVLPWTPGLRQWQARVASLRAWVPSLGLPDVTDTALLAGLDDWLRPAFAGKTRLDALSEAELGEALRARLDWNQRQQLDRLAPSRIEVPSGMQRAVAYALDHEGMPQPPVLAVKLQELFGLSDTPRIADGRVPLLLHLLSPGGKPLQVTADLRSFWDRTYPEVRKEMKGRYPRHPWPDDPWNATATHRAKPRGT